A single Bicyclus anynana chromosome 19, ilBicAnyn1.1, whole genome shotgun sequence DNA region contains:
- the LOC112051846 gene encoding odorant receptor 59a-like: protein MKLSLGKFAPDRCDLRTMLDNVAIILRLVTINIDKNNNKRIPLVFHLTVFVAAAGYIYIYVFSMFWFVFVRCRETGDFTAAAVVFSLGVNSETSATKFLFMVIYKDKLHGMLQRYLESDSKVVPESRFARNLTKKLYVIKKRASFVWLAINVMSLAYVLLPLLMPGRHFTEDYYVIYGLEPMIESPNYEIASTFMSITILTGIYVVAGVTAFILVIIGYIEAHILTLSDEMLAVWVDAESRYEDIESRGTSDEVKILSLNKYIQNRLKEIITFQILDINLLNDFEEVFRITMAVDFFLITVGIVLELLGRIENTYLELPYTFLQIFMDCYIGQKLIDACNIFENAIYNCKWENFDKANMKTVCIMLQCSQKSLSLTAGGLVKLNFVCLMSAMKSTYSFYTTLQSTVNKT, encoded by the exons GCATCCCCTTGGTCTTTCACCTTACAGTTTTTGTCGCAGCTGCTggatatatctatatttatgtattctcAATGTTCTGGTTTGTATTCGTACGTTGCAGAGAGACCGGAGACTTTACTGCGGCTGCCGTCGTATTTTCTCTTGGTGTAAACAGCGAGACCAGTGCCACAAAATTCCTGTTTATGGTTATTTATAA agatAAGTTACATGGAATGTTACAAAGATATTTAGAAAGTGATTCTAAAGTAGTACCTGAATCACGGTTTGCACGAAATTTGACAAAGAAattatatgtaataaaaaagagAGCCAGTTTTGTATGGTTAGCGATAAATGTAATGTCTTTGGCTTACGTTTTACTTCCATTACTTATGCCTGGACGACACTTTACAGAAGACTATTATGTAATATACG GCTTGGAACCAATGATCGAATCTCCGAATTATGAAATTGCTTCAACATTTATGTCGATAACGATTTTGACTGGAATTTATGTAGTAGCAGGAGTTACTGCATTTATATTAGTAATCATCGGTTACATTGAAGCTCACATATTAACATTAAGTGATGAAATGCTTGCTGTTTGGGTAGATGCAGAAAGCCGTTATGAAGACATTGAAAGTAGAGGAACAAGCGATGAAGTTAAAATACTTtctttgaataaatatatacaaaatagacttaaagaaataataacttTTCAGATTTTGGATATTAATCTTTTAAACGATTTCGAGGAAGTCTTCAGAATAACGATGGCAGTTGACTTTTTTCTGATAACTGTTGGCATCGTACTAGAACTCCTTGGTCGTATAGAAAATACTTATTTGGAATTGCCGTACACTTTTCTCCAAATATTTATGGACTGTTATATAGGGCAGAAATTAATTGATGCgtgtaatatttttgaaaatgcgATATACAATTGTAAATGGGAAAATTTCGACAAAGCAAATATGAAGACCGTTTGTATTATGCTGCAGTGTTCACAAAAATCACTTTCACTGACGGCGGGAGGATTagtaaaacttaattttgtttGTCTCATGTCTGCGATGAAATCTACTTACTCTTTTTATACTACTCTTCAATCCACcgttaataaaacataa
- the LOC112051847 gene encoding odorant receptor 59a-like produces the protein MKLSLGEFAPDRCDLRTMLDNVAKILRLVTINIDKNNNKRIPLVFHLTVFVAAAGYIYIYVFSMFWFVFVRCRETGDFTAAAVVFSLGVNSETSATKFLFMVIYKDKLHGMLQRYLESDSKVVPESRFARNLTKKLYVIKKRASFVWLAINVMSLAYVLLPLLMPGRHFTEDYYVIYGLEPMIESPNYEIATTFMTITILTGVYVVAGVTAFILVIIGYIEAHILTLSDEMLAIWEDAESHYEDIETTGTSDEIKKLFLNNYIKNRLKEIITFQILDINLLNDFEEVFRITMAVDFFLITVGIVLELLGRIENTYLELPYTFLQIFMDCYIGQKLIDACNIFENAVYNCKWENFDKANMKTVCIMLQCAQKSLSLTAGGLVKLDFVCLMSAMKSTYSFYTTLQSTVNKT, from the exons ATGAAGCTATCGCTAGGTGAATTTGCTCCGGATCGATGCGACCTTCGTACCATGTTGGATAATGTGGCGAAAATACTTCGCTTGGTCActattaatattgataaaaataataataaac GCATCCCCTTGGTCTTTCACCTTACAGTTTTTGTCGCAGCTGCTggatatatctatatttatgtattctcAATGTTCTGGTTTGTATTCGTACGTTGCAGAGAGACCGGAGACTTTACCGCGGCTGCCGTCGTATTTTCTCTTGGTGTAAACAGCGAGACCAGTGCCACAAAATTCCTGTTTATGGTTATTTATAA agatAAGTTACATGGAATGTTACAAAGATATTTAGAAAGTGATTCTAAAGTAGTACCTGAATCACGATTTGCACGAAATTTGACAAAGAAattatatgtaataaaaaagagAGCCAGTTTTGTATGGTTAGCGATAAATGTAATGTCTTTGGCTTACGTTTTACTTCCATTACTTATGCCTGGACGACACTTTACAGAAGACTATTATGTAATATACG GCTTGGAACCAATGATCGAATCTCCGAATTATGAAATTGCTACAACATTTATGACGATAACAATTTTGACTGGAGTTTATGTAGTAGCAGGAGTTACTGCATTTATATTAGTAATCATCGGTTACATTGAGGCTCACATATTAACATTAAGTGATGAAATGCTTGCTATTTGGGAAGATGCTGAAAGCCATTATGAAGATATTGAAACTACAGGAACAAGCGATGAgattaaaaagctttttttgaataactatattaaaaaccgacttaaagaaataataacttTTCAGATTTTGGATATTAATCTTTTAAACGATTTCGAAGAAGTCTTCAGAATAACGATGGCAGTTGACTTTTTTCTGATAACTGTTGGCATCGTACTAGAACTCCTTGGGCGTATAGAAAATACTTATTTGGAATTGCCGTACACTTTTCTCCAAATATTTATGGACTGTTATATAGGGCAGAAATTAATTGATGCgtgtaatatttttgaaaatgcgGTATACAATTGTAAATGGGAAAATTTCGACAAAGCAAACATGAAGACTGTTTGTATTATGCTGCAGTGTGCACAAAAATCACTTTCGCTGACTGCAGGAGGATTAGTAAAACTTGATTTTGTTTGTCTCATGTCTGCGATGAAATCCACATACTCTTTTTATACTACTCTTCAATCCActgttaataaaacataa